ACACTCCATGTCAGCTACTTTGCCCTCGAAATTGTGAGCGTACTGGTAGCCCTCGCCGTAGCCGAGGCCCTTCATAAGGCCGGTGGGAGCATTGCGGAGATGAAGCGGGACAGGCTGCGCCGCGGTTTGTTCCACGTCCTGCTGCACGGCGCCGTAGGCGGTGAGCAGCGCGTTCGACTTGGGAGCGAGCGCGAGATAAACGACCGCCTGCGCCAGTGCGAGATTGCCCTCGGGCATGCCGAGGAAGTCCACGGCGTCGCGCGCGGCCAGAGTGACGCCGAGCGCCAGCGGGTCAGCAAGGCCGATATCTTCGGCGGCCATCCGCACCACGCGGCGGGCGATATAGAGCGGGTCTTCGCCGGCCTCGAGCATGCGCGCCAACCAATATAAGGATGCGTCGGCGTCGCTGTTGCGCACCGACTTGTGCAGCGCGGAGATCAGGTTGTAGTGCTCTTCACCCGCCTTGTCGTAGAGCAGCACGCGCTTTTGCAGCGCTTCGCGGACCAGCTCGGGCGCGATGTCTGCCGTGTTGGCCTGCTTGGCCAGCGAGGCGGCGAGCTCGACAACGTTGTAGGCGGAGCGCGCGTCGCCGGAGGCGTAGGCGGCGATGAGCGCGAGCGCTTCGTCGGCGGCGCTGAGTTTCATCTCGCCAAGGCCACGGTCGTTGTCCGTGAGCGCGCGGCGGAGCAGCGAAACAATCTGCGCTTCTTCCAGCGGCTTCAGCACGTAGACGCGGGTGCGCGAGAGCAGCGCGGAGATCACTTCGAAAGACGGGTTCTCGGTGGTCGCGCCGATCAGCCGGATGTTGCCCTTCTCGACGTGCGGCAGAAACGCGTCCTGCTGCGCCTTGTTGAAGCGATGGATTTCGTCGATGAAGACGATGGTGCGCGTGCCGTACTGGCGGGCGCGCTCGGCGTCGCTCATCACCTGCTTGATTTCCTTGATGCCGGCGAGCACCGCCGAAAACTCGATGAACTCGGCGCGGGTGACGCTGGCGATGATCTTGGCGAGCGTGGTCTTGCCCACGCCCGGCGGCCCCCAGAAGATCATCGAGCCGGTGTCGTCCCGCTCGATCTGCACGCGCAAGGGCTTGCCCGGGCCGAGCAGGTGCTCCTGGCCGATGAACTCTTCCAGCGAGCGCGGCCGCATGCGATCGGCGAGCGGACGAGTGCGGTCGCGGAAGGTGTCGCGCTCGGGAATGGGCTGGAAGAGGCTCATGAACACCTGCCACAGAGACACAAAGGCACAGAAAGATCGAAACATTTCATAAAACCCGCCGAATGATGCCGCGGCTTAGCCGTAGCCCAGGCCCCAGGCATCGGCGGACTTCGGTCGCGGCGGCTATGATCGGCTCTGTTCCGGGGTCGCTTTCAGCCATGTTTTTCTCTGTGGTTCTGTGTCTCTGTGGTGGAAGTTGATCGTTGCCGGGCGACCTCGTATAGCACGACTGCCGCGGCAACACCGGCGTTGAGCGAGTCCACGCGCTCCGAATGTGGGATGCGCACGACGGCGTCCACCGCCGCCAGGGCAGTCTTGGGAAGGCCGGCGCCTTCGTTGCCGATGAGCAGCCCCAGCGGCGCGATGAGCGCGGCGTCCGGCAGCGAATCGCCCTTGTGCGACGACGTGGCCACCAGGCGCAGGCCTCGCCGTCGCAATTCCGAGAGGGCGGCGTCCAGCGCGAGTTGGATGATGGGAAGGCGAAAAACAGAGCCGGCGGACGCGCGGACCACCTTGGGATTGAAGTGGTTGACGGTGTTTTCCGTCGCGATGAGGCCGGAGCCGCCGAATGCCTCGGCGGTTCGGATCATGGTGCCGAGATTTCCCGGGTCCTGAATGCCGCCGGCGATGACGACCAGCGGCTCGGGCGGGCGCAGCACGTCGTCGAGCGAGAAATTCTTCGTCTTGGCCAGCGCGGCCACGCCCTGAGGCGCGCCGGTCAGCACGGCGCTGGAGAAGACGTCGTCGGGCAGGAGCAGGGCCTCGGTGTGGGCCGAGAGCTGGGGAATGAGTTTCGTGGCGCGCTCCCGCGCGGAGTCGCTGAAA
This portion of the Terriglobales bacterium genome encodes:
- a CDS encoding replication-associated recombination protein A, whose translation is MSLFQPIPERDTFRDRTRPLADRMRPRSLEEFIGQEHLLGPGKPLRVQIERDDTGSMIFWGPPGVGKTTLAKIIASVTRAEFIEFSAVLAGIKEIKQVMSDAERARQYGTRTIVFIDEIHRFNKAQQDAFLPHVEKGNIRLIGATTENPSFEVISALLSRTRVYVLKPLEEAQIVSLLRRALTDNDRGLGEMKLSAADEALALIAAYASGDARSAYNVVELAASLAKQANTADIAPELVREALQKRVLLYDKAGEEHYNLISALHKSVRNSDADASLYWLARMLEAGEDPLYIARRVVRMAAEDIGLADPLALGVTLAARDAVDFLGMPEGNLALAQAVVYLALAPKSNALLTAYGAVQQDVEQTAAQPVPLHLRNAPTGLMKGLGYGEGYQYAHNFEGKVADMECLPENLRDRRYYHPTAEGWERKLREQMEEIRKKRSTAHKPGAGKAGHRESSTKKTES
- a CDS encoding RNA methyltransferase, producing the protein MPNHATHRAGEALGRLRPVASRQHPLVKELRRAFAEGAATSDGHCAVEGAHLVEEAIRSGLRLKAAFFSDSARERATKLIPQLSAHTEALLLPDDVFSSAVLTGAPQGVAALAKTKNFSLDDVLRPPEPLVVIAGGIQDPGNLGTMIRTAEAFGGSGLIATENTVNHFNPKVVRASAGSVFRLPIIQLALDAALSELRRRGLRLVATSSHKGDSLPDAALIAPLGLLIGNEGAGLPKTALAAVDAVVRIPHSERVDSLNAGVAAAVVLYEVARQRSTSTTETQNHREKHG